Proteins from one Oscillatoria nigro-viridis PCC 7112 genomic window:
- the accC gene encoding acetyl-CoA carboxylase biotin carboxylase subunit: protein MGFSKILIANRGEIALRILRTCEEMGIATVAVHSTVDKHALHVQLADEAVCIGPPTSSKSYLNIPNIIAAALTRNAAAIHPGYGFLSENARFAEICADHQITFIGPSAAAMRAMGDKSTAKETMQRVKVPTVPGSDGLLADEHEALSIARDIGYPVMIKATAGGGGRGMRLVREASELPKLFSAAQGEADAAFGNPGLYLEKFIEKPRHIEIQILADNYGNVIHLGERDCSIQRRHQKLLEEAPSPALTPKLRDQMGHAAVAAAKSINYTGAGTVEFLLDKSGKFYFMEMNTRIQVEHPVTEMITGLDLIAEQIRIAQGEKLQIKQNQVVLNGHAIECRINAEDPDRNFRPHPGRITGFLPPGGPGVRMDSHVYTDYEIPAYYDSLIGKLIVWGRDRPTAIRRMKRALRECAITGVPTTLSFHQKILDSPEFLGGEVYTNFVEQFMNQNSH, encoded by the coding sequence ATGGGGTTCTCGAAAATTTTAATCGCTAATCGGGGAGAAATAGCTCTCCGCATACTGCGTACGTGCGAGGAAATGGGGATTGCCACGGTCGCCGTTCACTCCACCGTAGATAAACACGCCTTGCACGTCCAGTTGGCAGACGAAGCCGTTTGCATCGGCCCCCCCACCAGCAGCAAAAGCTATTTAAACATCCCCAACATCATCGCGGCCGCCCTGACGCGCAACGCCGCAGCCATTCACCCCGGTTACGGCTTCCTCTCGGAAAATGCCCGCTTTGCCGAAATCTGCGCCGACCATCAAATTACCTTCATCGGCCCTTCTGCTGCCGCGATGCGGGCGATGGGCGACAAATCCACCGCCAAAGAAACGATGCAGCGGGTGAAAGTCCCCACAGTTCCCGGTAGCGACGGATTGCTGGCGGACGAACACGAAGCTTTGTCGATCGCCCGCGACATCGGCTATCCTGTGATGATCAAAGCCACCGCCGGCGGTGGTGGCCGGGGGATGAGGCTAGTGAGAGAAGCATCCGAACTCCCCAAACTATTCTCAGCAGCCCAAGGCGAAGCCGATGCAGCCTTCGGCAACCCCGGACTTTACCTCGAAAAATTCATCGAAAAACCCCGGCACATCGAAATCCAAATCCTCGCCGACAACTACGGTAACGTCATCCACCTCGGCGAGAGAGATTGTTCGATTCAGCGGCGGCACCAAAAACTCCTCGAAGAAGCCCCCAGCCCCGCCCTCACCCCGAAACTCCGAGATCAAATGGGTCACGCCGCCGTCGCCGCCGCCAAATCCATCAACTACACGGGTGCGGGTACTGTCGAATTTTTGCTTGACAAATCGGGCAAGTTCTACTTCATGGAAATGAACACCCGCATCCAAGTAGAACATCCCGTCACCGAGATGATTACAGGCCTCGACTTGATAGCCGAACAAATTAGGATCGCCCAAGGCGAAAAACTGCAAATCAAGCAAAACCAAGTAGTTCTCAACGGCCACGCCATCGAGTGCCGCATCAACGCTGAAGACCCCGATCGCAACTTCCGGCCCCATCCGGGCAGAATCACCGGCTTTTTGCCTCCAGGTGGCCCTGGCGTGCGGATGGACTCTCACGTTTATACCGATTACGAAATACCCGCTTACTACGATTCTTTAATCGGTAAATTGATAGTCTGGGGGCGCGATCGACCTACAGCCATCCGCAGGATGAAACGGGCATTGCGGGAGTGCGCCATCACCGGCGTCCCCACCACCCTCAGCTTCCACCAAAAAATCCTCGATAGCCCGGAATTTCTGGGCGGCGAAGTTTACACCAATTTCGTCGAACAGTTCATGAACCAAAACAGTCATTAG
- the psbX gene encoding photosystem II reaction center X protein, producing MTPSLANFLYSLLVGVVVVVLPATIALIFISQKDKIKRTY from the coding sequence ATGACTCCTTCTCTCGCGAACTTTTTGTACAGCCTGCTGGTGGGCGTGGTGGTGGTAGTGCTTCCAGCAACGATCGCCCTGATCTTCATCAGCCAAAAAGACAAAATCAAGCGCACCTACTAA
- a CDS encoding PAS domain-containing sensor histidine kinase, whose translation MEVFERAQQLQTPSTRMAAVQSFSKKASIAVMAIGCTVLLGWIFDLQMLKSILPGLVTMKANTAVCFILGGFSLFIQQIRRPKLTARQPHKNHKYLILGCSFLIILISLLTLVQYIFNLDLGIDQLLFKESYTLTITGTPGRMAPNTAGAFLLLGTALLLLSERRPKYLRIQILSSSAFLIAFTGLIGYFYEKALFYQIGNNTGMALHTSAAFMLLSFGILFASPERGLIAVMTSDRAGGIMARRLLPRAIIIPPVVGYFILSGERLQAYTPEVGISLLSVLNVIIFTVLIWQNAKTLCTADRKRYRAELGLIKAKSDLETQVEKRTIQLQITNEQLQEQIFESQTTKQALQKNYNLLMAVINSTPEALFVKDIQGCYLMLNAAGARIIGKSVDDIIGRDDSELFPPEIAANIRKTDRPIMAAGTTEAIEEELPVKGNLRIFLSTKSAYRDGLGKISGIVSIARDITESKQAEIANRSLAAILEATPDFVGIYNLEGRAIYINKAGRKMVGIGENEDISKRKVAEFTAASARSNLKQAIATAVSEGFWSGETAFVSAASGLEIPVSQVIISHSAPGGKLAYISTIARDISDRFQAEQALQLSQARFAGIVEIADDAIISVDAEQKIILFNQGAERIFGWTAAEAIGQSLSLLLPEAFATNHSHLVSNFGDNVQQARTMGHRKEIFARRRDGTEFPAEASISKLEVAGEIIFTAILRDVTASRQAEESVRLSEERYRSLAMATAQMVWMTDASGIFDKPQPDWIAYTGMSWKEKDNWIEAVHPEDRDRTIEAWMRALETQSLYEVEHRLRAADGSYRHFWVRGVPLLAADGSVREWVGTHTDISDRVQVLEALKQSEGQYRVQAAELEKAVHELHQAQTQLIQTEKISSLGQLVAGVAHEINNPINFIYGNITHASQYATDLLSLLHLYQEKYPNPVPEIVEAAEDIEVDYLMEDFTKILESMKVGADRIRDLVVSLRNFSRLDESQMKRVDIHEGIESTLLILQHRIKANVLRPAIEIIKEYGNFPPVECYVGQLNQVFMNLLGNALDALEEYNSTHSSKEIYSRHNTIRISTSANSDTVTIRIADNGMGINQEVIGKLFDPFFTTKPVGKGTGLGLSISYQIIVEKHRGKLQCISTPGEGAEFVIEIPICQEVSALPAENTKEMVNLF comes from the coding sequence TTGGAAGTTTTTGAACGAGCACAACAACTGCAAACGCCCTCAACCCGAATGGCTGCTGTCCAGTCTTTTTCCAAAAAAGCTAGTATTGCAGTAATGGCGATCGGCTGTACAGTCCTTTTGGGTTGGATATTCGATCTGCAAATGTTAAAAAGCATTCTGCCCGGACTGGTGACGATGAAAGCCAATACTGCGGTCTGCTTTATTTTGGGCGGGTTTTCTCTATTCATCCAACAGATCCGGCGCCCAAAATTAACAGCAAGACAGCCTCACAAAAATCATAAATATTTAATTTTGGGATGTTCATTTTTAATTATATTAATTAGCCTATTAACCCTAGTTCAATATATCTTTAATTTAGACTTAGGCATCGACCAACTGCTATTTAAAGAAAGTTACACCTTGACAATCACCGGAACACCAGGACGCATGGCACCGAATACTGCTGGTGCTTTTTTATTGCTGGGAACAGCGCTGCTGTTGCTGTCAGAACGTCGGCCTAAATACCTGCGGATTCAAATCTTAAGCAGTTCAGCATTTTTAATTGCATTTACGGGTTTGATAGGCTATTTCTACGAGAAAGCTTTATTTTACCAAATTGGCAATAATACAGGGATGGCTTTGCACACCTCCGCAGCATTTATGTTGCTGAGCTTCGGCATTTTATTTGCCAGTCCAGAGCGAGGATTGATAGCAGTAATGACGAGCGATCGCGCGGGCGGCATCATGGCGCGGCGCTTGTTGCCACGGGCAATCATTATCCCGCCTGTAGTCGGTTATTTCATCCTATCGGGAGAGCGGTTACAAGCCTACACGCCGGAGGTAGGGATATCGCTGTTAAGCGTATTGAACGTGATTATTTTTACAGTTCTGATTTGGCAGAATGCCAAAACTCTCTGCACCGCAGACCGGAAGCGCTATCGAGCGGAACTGGGACTGATAAAAGCTAAATCAGACTTAGAAACTCAAGTTGAGAAACGGACTATCCAACTGCAAATCACCAACGAGCAATTGCAGGAGCAAATTTTTGAATCTCAAACAACAAAGCAGGCGCTTCAAAAAAACTACAATCTGTTGATGGCAGTCATTAACAGTACGCCCGAAGCCCTATTTGTAAAAGATATTCAGGGCTGTTACCTAATGCTTAATGCGGCAGGAGCTCGTATAATTGGCAAGTCTGTAGACGACATTATCGGCAGAGATGACAGCGAGTTATTTCCTCCTGAAATTGCGGCTAATATTAGGAAAACCGATCGCCCAATTATGGCAGCGGGAACAACGGAAGCGATCGAAGAAGAGCTGCCAGTTAAAGGAAATTTAAGAATATTTCTTTCTACAAAAAGTGCTTACCGGGACGGGTTAGGAAAAATCAGCGGTATAGTTAGCATCGCGCGGGATATTACTGAGAGCAAACAAGCCGAAATCGCCAACAGAAGTTTAGCAGCCATTCTGGAAGCAACCCCGGATTTTGTAGGTATCTACAACCTCGAAGGACGCGCCATTTACATTAACAAAGCCGGCAGAAAAATGGTGGGTATCGGCGAAAACGAAGATATATCCAAGCGAAAAGTTGCAGAATTCACGGCAGCCTCAGCCCGCAGCAATTTGAAACAAGCGATCGCCACCGCTGTTTCCGAGGGCTTTTGGAGTGGAGAAACAGCCTTCGTGTCAGCAGCATCGGGACTCGAAATTCCCGTCAGCCAAGTCATCATCTCCCACTCGGCACCGGGTGGCAAACTCGCATACATTTCGACGATCGCCCGCGACATCAGCGATCGCTTCCAAGCTGAACAGGCGCTGCAACTGTCTCAAGCTCGTTTTGCCGGCATTGTAGAAATTGCCGACGATGCGATTATTTCGGTGGATGCTGAGCAAAAAATTATCCTGTTCAACCAAGGTGCAGAACGGATTTTTGGGTGGACGGCTGCGGAGGCGATCGGGCAATCCCTGAGCCTGCTGTTGCCCGAAGCTTTTGCCACGAATCATAGTCACCTCGTCAGCAATTTCGGCGACAACGTTCAACAAGCCCGAACAATGGGCCACCGCAAAGAAATTTTCGCCCGCCGCCGAGATGGTACGGAATTTCCCGCCGAAGCTTCTATTTCCAAACTCGAAGTGGCAGGGGAAATCATATTCACAGCTATTTTGCGCGATGTGACAGCCAGCCGCCAAGCCGAAGAATCTGTGCGTCTGAGCGAGGAAAGATATCGATCGCTGGCAATGGCAACCGCACAGATGGTTTGGATGACAGACGCTAGCGGAATCTTCGATAAGCCTCAGCCTGATTGGATAGCTTATACGGGCATGAGTTGGAAAGAGAAGGACAACTGGATAGAAGCAGTGCACCCAGAAGACCGCGATCGCACAATAGAAGCTTGGATGCGGGCCCTAGAGACACAAAGTCTCTACGAAGTCGAGCATCGCTTGCGGGCGGCAGACGGCAGCTACAGACACTTCTGGGTGCGGGGCGTCCCCCTTTTGGCAGCCGACGGCAGCGTTCGCGAGTGGGTGGGAACTCACACCGATATTAGCGATCGAGTCCAAGTTTTGGAAGCACTCAAGCAGTCGGAGGGACAGTATCGAGTGCAAGCAGCCGAGCTCGAAAAAGCTGTCCACGAGTTGCACCAAGCTCAAACTCAACTAATCCAAACCGAAAAAATCTCTTCTCTCGGGCAGCTAGTCGCCGGCGTCGCCCACGAAATTAACAATCCGATTAACTTCATTTACGGCAACATCACCCACGCCAGCCAATACGCCACAGACTTACTCAGTTTGCTCCATCTTTACCAGGAGAAATACCCAAATCCCGTCCCAGAAATTGTAGAAGCAGCCGAAGATATTGAAGTTGATTACTTAATGGAAGACTTTACGAAGATTTTGGAATCAATGAAAGTAGGAGCCGATCGCATCCGCGACTTAGTTGTATCCTTACGCAACTTTTCCAGACTCGACGAATCGCAGATGAAGCGAGTAGATATTCACGAAGGAATCGAAAGCACTTTGCTAATTTTGCAGCACCGCATCAAAGCTAATGTACTTCGTCCCGCGATTGAGATTATCAAAGAATACGGCAATTTTCCACCAGTCGAGTGCTATGTAGGTCAGCTCAATCAAGTATTTATGAATCTTTTAGGAAATGCGCTCGACGCCCTAGAAGAGTACAACAGCACTCATTCTTCCAAAGAAATATATTCTCGCCACAACACAATTCGGATTAGCACCAGTGCCAATTCAGACACAGTAACAATTCGGATTGCAGACAACGGGATGGGAATCAATCAAGAAGTTATTGGCAAGTTGTTCGATCCATTTTTTACTACTAAACCCGTCGGCAAAGGTACAGGCTTGGGACTGTCAATCAGCTATCAGATTATAGTTGAAAAACACCGAGGCAAATTGCAGTGTATTTCTACGCCTGGGGAAGGTGCAGAGTTTGTCATCGAGATTCCCATTTGCCAGGAAGTATCAGCGCTGCCTGCCGAAAACACCAAGGAAATGGTCAATCTATTTTAG
- a CDS encoding sacsin N-terminal ATP-binding-like domain-containing protein — protein MAYSNSEVEGKSFYQSEPLIARLRGIIRDYPEGVGILKELIQNADDAKAARVEITLDWRNHHVKSLPDDRMVLLMGPAMLVYNDSVFADKDFDSIRSLGQSEKARDLQKTGRFGVGFNAIYHVTDFPSFVSRDRIIFFDPHGTAIPGTSRQEPGREWNLADAKWYQKYPDFMQVYAAGGLPVGDTNFQGTLFRLPLRTTESAKNSEIRKQAFTESNVKELLDELRQSGEELLLFLKSVQEIRVYEIPANSQGTRQEILAIVTKNQQEVRSARQKILDAIPDNPDKLLELCRRNHDGLVSVSYRHEIETISCDRTIKSTWRIVSLIRTDEGGDLAKVIEAMHQSQEKVVPWAGAAARINAASTEGNLPPVSGKVYCFLPLPLETGWQVHINGFFNLNSSRDNLSSDSGQTGKDKPRAIWNGLLARHVLSHACANLIVDLVQDIGVFEPDKFYQLWPISKITASKALEELQGFMMQLLYHKPVVRSAVKQIVNEGKITGSVMSQTRWVTPPTVKNLPSKKCWDELLAPLCADNIDLPNPPLPESILAAFKDAGLPLPTFNAANLRKHLIENKSLGIALSDAPKASLRNRLWIGNMLRYCLSDNCRDLRGLPLAILADNTLQVFGYNAIGTIYIADEAQREIFASYPEWFLHQDLTKLLPAYNLNGISTMTAAEVAKQLVKLVDSTASEIDWNPDATHPPNAEWLTLVYDYFYKINPRHLSQETVDALTKVPLVPGSNGKLYKAKIADTPLLRGDRIEAETIAAVEYFGATLVKAPAKLEGAIAQFAARHKNQLVYCITGPDILDIVYSRCDRGLPPYNEQHYTYLLNFLASREQINYDKNRKNKLRQLPIYPTTSGEIVDLYSENVYLPGDGYEPPEIAGSLRLLRLGEKREWLPLFQLLQVPILNRARLIRDCLLPEYASFSPEEQLIALTWIRDNLTKASKELENAGENAFGFQEELKKARLVRCSDRRLRSAQLTYNPLSEVVRNIIGNVAVIPDMEFYSQNSEIWLKFFSDLGMRQNPDADDILACVDNLIQRANRSGAEAVADSCIAIFNYIVDNWDAIKNTRLANSNKTLPEALVDKPWLPVEGNPQKLSQYFGAAKPEPRLYRAKDLCFIQDAPLVASQKFIFARPQRDLLKVEIKKALGFDPVEPNTVIDYFDVIIKLWENDCSN, from the coding sequence ATGGCTTACAGCAACAGCGAAGTTGAGGGAAAATCTTTCTATCAATCAGAACCTTTAATCGCCCGATTGAGGGGAATTATCCGAGATTATCCCGAAGGTGTGGGGATTCTCAAAGAATTAATTCAAAATGCTGACGATGCGAAAGCAGCGCGGGTCGAAATAACCCTTGATTGGCGGAACCATCACGTCAAATCATTGCCAGACGATCGCATGGTACTGCTAATGGGGCCGGCGATGTTAGTTTACAACGATAGCGTGTTTGCAGACAAAGATTTTGACAGCATTCGCAGCTTGGGACAAAGCGAAAAAGCGCGAGACTTGCAGAAAACGGGTAGGTTTGGTGTCGGTTTTAATGCAATTTATCACGTTACAGATTTTCCCAGTTTCGTGTCGCGCGATCGCATCATTTTTTTTGACCCTCACGGTACAGCTATTCCCGGCACTTCTCGGCAAGAACCTGGGCGCGAGTGGAATTTGGCAGATGCTAAATGGTACCAAAAATATCCCGATTTTATGCAAGTCTATGCAGCGGGAGGATTGCCAGTTGGAGATACAAACTTTCAAGGTACTCTATTTCGGCTGCCTCTGCGAACAACGGAAAGCGCAAAAAATAGCGAGATTCGCAAACAAGCTTTTACTGAATCAAACGTCAAGGAACTCCTAGACGAACTGAGACAGTCTGGTGAAGAACTTTTGCTATTCTTGAAATCGGTTCAGGAAATTAGAGTCTACGAAATTCCGGCAAACAGTCAAGGAACTAGGCAAGAAATTCTAGCGATTGTTACCAAAAATCAGCAAGAAGTCCGATCGGCGCGACAAAAAATCCTTGATGCAATTCCAGATAATCCCGACAAGTTGCTGGAATTGTGCCGCCGGAATCATGACGGTTTAGTCTCAGTTTCTTACCGCCACGAGATAGAAACGATTAGTTGCGATCGTACTATCAAGTCAACTTGGAGAATAGTCAGTTTAATTCGCACAGACGAAGGCGGCGATTTGGCAAAAGTCATAGAAGCAATGCACCAAAGCCAAGAAAAAGTCGTGCCTTGGGCCGGTGCGGCTGCTAGAATTAATGCTGCCAGTACAGAGGGAAATCTGCCGCCTGTTTCCGGCAAAGTTTACTGTTTTTTGCCGCTTCCTCTCGAAACTGGTTGGCAGGTTCACATCAACGGTTTTTTCAACTTAAATAGTTCGCGGGATAACCTCAGTAGCGACAGCGGCCAAACAGGAAAAGACAAGCCTAGAGCTATTTGGAATGGGCTACTAGCGCGCCATGTTTTGTCTCATGCTTGTGCTAACTTAATTGTAGATTTAGTGCAAGATATCGGAGTATTTGAACCAGATAAATTTTACCAACTGTGGCCGATTAGCAAAATTACTGCCAGCAAAGCTTTGGAAGAATTGCAGGGCTTTATGATGCAGTTATTGTACCACAAACCAGTTGTGCGATCGGCTGTAAAACAAATTGTAAATGAGGGTAAAATTACCGGATCAGTCATGTCACAGACAAGATGGGTGACACCTCCGACCGTCAAAAATTTACCATCTAAAAAGTGTTGGGACGAGTTATTAGCACCGCTGTGTGCAGATAATATCGATCTTCCAAATCCGCCATTGCCTGAGTCGATTTTAGCAGCTTTTAAAGATGCAGGTTTGCCTTTACCAACCTTCAATGCTGCCAACTTGCGAAAGCATTTAATCGAAAATAAATCCCTAGGGATTGCGCTGTCGGATGCACCGAAAGCAAGCCTGCGAAATCGGCTGTGGATTGGGAATATGCTGCGATATTGTCTCAGCGACAATTGTCGAGATTTGCGCGGTTTGCCACTAGCTATTCTGGCTGACAATACTTTGCAGGTATTTGGGTATAATGCGATCGGCACTATCTACATTGCAGATGAGGCGCAGAGGGAAATATTTGCCAGTTATCCAGAATGGTTTCTCCACCAAGATTTAACTAAATTATTGCCTGCATACAATCTAAATGGCATCTCAACCATGACTGCTGCGGAAGTAGCGAAGCAATTGGTTAAGTTGGTGGATTCAACTGCGTCAGAAATTGATTGGAATCCCGATGCAACCCATCCTCCTAATGCAGAATGGTTGACTCTAGTTTATGATTATTTTTACAAGATAAATCCGAGACATCTGTCGCAAGAAACAGTCGATGCCTTGACAAAAGTGCCACTGGTTCCGGGCAGTAATGGCAAGCTTTACAAAGCAAAAATTGCTGACACTCCTTTGTTGCGCGGCGATCGAATTGAGGCGGAAACAATTGCGGCGGTAGAATATTTTGGGGCAACACTTGTCAAAGCACCGGCAAAACTTGAGGGGGCGATCGCACAATTTGCCGCTCGCCACAAAAATCAGTTAGTCTATTGTATCACGGGCCCGGATATCCTAGACATAGTATATTCGCGGTGCGATCGAGGTTTGCCACCTTACAACGAACAGCATTATACATATCTGCTGAATTTCCTGGCAAGTCGAGAACAAATAAATTACGATAAAAACAGGAAAAATAAGCTGCGCCAACTGCCAATTTATCCAACAACTTCCGGCGAAATAGTTGACCTCTACAGTGAAAATGTCTACCTTCCGGGCGACGGATATGAACCGCCAGAAATTGCAGGTAGTTTGCGGCTTTTACGCTTAGGAGAAAAACGAGAATGGCTGCCACTATTCCAACTTTTGCAAGTGCCAATACTCAACCGTGCCAGACTAATTCGTGACTGTTTGTTGCCAGAGTATGCCTCGTTTTCCCCAGAAGAACAGTTAATCGCACTAACTTGGATTAGGGATAACTTGACTAAAGCTAGCAAAGAGTTAGAAAATGCAGGAGAGAATGCTTTCGGATTCCAGGAAGAGCTTAAAAAAGCACGTCTGGTACGCTGTAGTGACAGGAGATTGAGATCTGCCCAATTGACTTATAATCCTTTAAGTGAGGTAGTCCGAAACATTATCGGGAATGTAGCAGTGATTCCAGATATGGAATTTTACTCGCAGAATTCTGAAATTTGGCTGAAATTTTTCTCAGATTTAGGAATGAGACAAAATCCCGATGCTGATGACATTTTAGCCTGCGTTGACAATCTCATTCAAAGGGCAAATCGGTCGGGTGCAGAGGCTGTAGCCGATAGCTGCATTGCTATTTTCAACTACATCGTTGACAACTGGGATGCGATCAAAAATACCAGACTTGCCAACAGCAACAAGACACTACCAGAAGCACTTGTAGATAAACCTTGGCTTCCTGTCGAGGGAAATCCTCAGAAGTTAAGCCAATATTTCGGTGCTGCAAAACCTGAACCTAGATTGTACCGCGCTAAAGACTTGTGTTTCATTCAAGATGCTCCTTTAGTCGCCAGCCAAAAGTTTATATTTGCACGTCCTCAGCGGGATTTACTGAAGGTAGAAATCAAGAAGGCATTGGGTTTTGATCCTGTAGAACCAAATACCGTTATCGACTACTTTGATGTTATCATAAAACTTTGGGAAAATGACTGTTCAAATTAA
- a CDS encoding FAD-dependent hydroxylase, with product MPVNLLSPTTASTETQTLDFDIAIVGGGIVGATLASALKDSGLKIAIIETQLPAAAAAKKQAYAITLLSGMILEGIGVWQQILPQITTFEQISLCDGDYPGVVEFHRPDLGNTGKLPVPKTALGYVGEHRVMLSALHECLAENPNFSWVCPAEVVEVKYLTNCAEIVVKQHGETRTIRTKLLVAADGSRSRIRTEANISTRGWKYWQSCVAITIKAEKPHNDIAFERFWPSGPMGVLPLPGNRCQVVWTAPHAEAKALQQMDEKEFLGLLEHRTGGLLGRLELESDRFLFPVQLMQSDRYVLPRLALIGDAAHCCHPVGGQGLNMGIRDAGAIAQILQQAHQKGEDIGDLRVLKRYHNWRKKENLIVLGFTDFLDRLFSNTWLPIVAFRRFGLWCLRTIPPVRFLALRLMTGLMGRPPELAKN from the coding sequence ATGCCTGTAAACCTACTTTCTCCAACAACAGCCTCCACGGAAACACAGACACTCGACTTTGACATAGCCATCGTCGGAGGCGGCATAGTCGGGGCCACCTTAGCCAGCGCCTTAAAAGATTCTGGATTGAAAATCGCCATAATTGAAACCCAACTCCCCGCCGCCGCCGCGGCCAAAAAACAAGCCTATGCAATCACCCTGCTATCAGGAATGATTTTAGAAGGCATCGGCGTGTGGCAACAAATCTTGCCGCAAATCACCACCTTCGAGCAAATTAGCCTCTGCGACGGCGACTATCCCGGTGTCGTCGAATTCCACCGCCCGGATTTGGGAAATACTGGCAAATTGCCCGTACCAAAAACAGCTTTAGGTTACGTTGGCGAGCACCGAGTCATGCTGTCAGCTTTGCACGAATGTTTGGCAGAAAACCCGAATTTCAGTTGGGTTTGTCCGGCGGAAGTAGTCGAAGTAAAATATTTAACTAATTGCGCCGAAATAGTAGTCAAACAACACGGCGAAACTCGCACAATTCGCACTAAATTATTAGTCGCCGCCGACGGTTCGCGATCGCGCATCCGCACCGAAGCCAACATCAGCACTCGCGGCTGGAAATACTGGCAATCCTGCGTTGCTATCACTATTAAAGCAGAAAAACCGCACAATGATATCGCTTTTGAGCGCTTTTGGCCGAGCGGCCCGATGGGAGTATTACCATTACCGGGGAACCGCTGTCAAGTAGTTTGGACAGCACCCCACGCGGAAGCGAAAGCTTTGCAACAAATGGATGAAAAAGAGTTTTTAGGTTTGTTAGAACATCGCACGGGCGGGCTTTTAGGGCGTTTGGAATTGGAGAGCGATCGCTTTTTGTTTCCGGTGCAGTTAATGCAGAGCGATCGCTACGTTTTGCCCAGATTAGCGCTAATTGGCGACGCGGCCCACTGCTGCCATCCCGTCGGCGGCCAGGGATTAAATATGGGCATTCGAGACGCAGGGGCGATCGCCCAAATCTTGCAGCAAGCCCACCAAAAAGGCGAAGATATCGGCGATTTGCGAGTATTGAAACGGTATCACAACTGGCGCAAAAAAGAGAATTTAATCGTGTTAGGATTTACCGATTTTCTAGACAGATTATTTTCTAATACTTGGCTGCCAATTGTAGCATTTCGCCGCTTTGGATTGTGGTGTTTGCGGACAATTCCACCAGTGAGGTTTTTAGCCTTGCGCTTGATGACCGGTTTAATGGGTCGGCCGCCGGAATTAGCGAAAAATTAG
- a CDS encoding helix-turn-helix domain-containing protein, giving the protein MGLVRFRIREFADEKGWTLKDVADRSEVPYSTVRHYARSEGLATVDITSIQKIARTLDVLIEELMDVVKD; this is encoded by the coding sequence ATGGGGTTAGTTAGGTTCCGAATCCGAGAGTTTGCTGACGAAAAGGGATGGACGCTAAAGGATGTTGCCGATCGATCGGAGGTTCCGTACAGCACAGTCAGGCACTATGCGCGATCGGAAGGACTAGCAACGGTTGACATCACATCCATTCAAAAAATAGCTCGCACCCTCGATGTTTTGATTGAAGAGTTGATGGATGTTGTCAAAGACTGA
- a CDS encoding YggT family protein: MTGITVASWILGSVLVLMTLLFIFRIVLTWYPEVNLSKLPLSLIAWPTEPFLAVTRKIVPPIGGVDITPIIWVGICSLLREMILGQQGLLTMMM, encoded by the coding sequence ATGACTGGTATTACCGTTGCAAGTTGGATTCTGGGCTCTGTCCTAGTGCTGATGACTTTGCTGTTTATTTTTCGGATCGTCCTGACTTGGTATCCCGAGGTGAACCTGAGCAAGTTGCCGTTGAGTCTGATTGCTTGGCCGACGGAACCTTTTTTAGCCGTAACTAGAAAGATTGTACCGCCGATCGGCGGGGTGGACATTACGCCGATTATTTGGGTGGGTATCTGTAGCTTGCTGCGAGAAATGATTCTCGGCCAGCAAGGGCTGCTGACGATGATGATGTAA